A portion of the Bombus terrestris chromosome 3, iyBomTerr1.2, whole genome shotgun sequence genome contains these proteins:
- the LOC100652189 gene encoding zinc finger protein 345 — protein MTEYFDLPLNMDRICRICLTEGTNLSPIFCTDQEVNDFSSLPQKIQVCGSIEIHEQDGLPSLICDICIYKASVAHEFRQQCQHSDAKLRMYYNKPTKITIVDTFTQTESEIRTLLSKKQIDQEDYFVKEEMHGVSNSQEYMQTNDSYCRDESNLSTNQIDMQNEKLFICSIGFEGSKEIEKESCTSENNIHETSLTQESNNDISETIDMENKPDENQDINQNPEEDDKKPEEEFFDDNILNDNVKEEEEVLQKRTSTRKVKSVPNKTYSEDEIHNNYYDSSNDGQDSRELKFKCKVCAKCYSTQRGLKKHSLVHEKKHKCNVCSKMFYRLENMENHKKIHASKPLACQLCHACFSKPQSLVRHLKSHTEKVNNMIKQISTDEQKDNKQPKKEMKFEDDTDDENGTVNEVYDFENAPELYKCEICSQYCSSLKNLKRHTLVHGDKKYSCTVCKKWFFRPDTLKKHAEKHGHGLLDNLVDDNKFFDSDDDSFPSTAQNTLQENENVKKEESDEDESGEYKCQHCDKIMATKKGLRRHVSMHKPKAEPVTCEICGKVCASQARLVLHQRTHKPKEKVPREYLCHICSKVYPSNSSLTYHMRTHTGIKPHVCKTCNSGFTTTTSLANHIRIHTGDKPFVCHVCSAAFAVSSAFRRHLTRHTGEANYLCKTCGKAFKRLSTLKEHTYTHSGEKPYVCKTCGAAYSHSGSLFAHQKRCRAQYGEMVVDDHHHTVAHHIHVNNVQSAVRSLAVIGQMF, from the exons ATGACAGAATATTTTGATTTACCACTTAATATGGACAGAATATGCAGAATTTGCCTTACAGAGGGTACTAATTTATCTCCTATCTTCTGTACGGATCAAGAAGTAAATGATTTTTCGAGCCTTCCACAAAAGATACAAGTTTGTGGATCGATAGAAATTCATGAACAAGATGGATTACCTTCATTAATTTGTGATATTTGTATCTATAAAGCAAGTGTTGCTCATGAATTTAGACAACAGTGTCAACATTCTGATGCCAAATTGCGAATGTATTATAATAAACCAACTAAAATTACTATTGTG gaCACATTTACACAAACTGAATCTGAGATAAGAACATTGTTATCAAAAAAACAAATTGATCAAGAAGATTATTTTGTGAAAGAAGAAATGCATGGAGTATCAAATTCTCAAGAATATATGCAAACTAATGACTCATATTGTAGAGATGAATCTAACTTAAGCACCAACCAGATTGATATGCAAAATGAAAAACTTTTTATTTGTTCTATCGGATTTGAAGGatctaaagaaattgaaaaggaaTCTTGTACTTCAGAGAACAATATACATGAAACATCTCTTACACAAGAGAGTAACAATGATATTTCTGAAACTATTGATATGGAAAATAAACCAGATGAAAACCAAGATATCAATCAAAATCCAGAAGAGGATGATAAAAAACCAGAGGAGGAATTCTTTGATGACAATATATTAAATGATAAtgtcaaagaagaagaagaagttttACAAAAACGTACTTCTACTAGGAAAGTAAAATCAGTGCCTAATAAAACCTATAGCGAAGATgaaattcataataattattatgattcaAGCAATGATGGTCAAGATTCtagagaattaaaatttaaatgcaaAGTATGTGCAAAATGTTACAGCACACAAAGAGGTTTAAAAAAACATTCCCTTGTTCATGAAAAAAAGCATAAATGCAATGTTTGttcaaaaatgttttatagattagaaaatatggaaaatcataaaaaaatacaTGCATCAAAACCTCTTGCATGTCAATTGTGTCATGCATGCTTTTCTAAACCTCAAAGTCTTGTACGTCATTTAAAATCTCATACTGAAAAAGTAAATAACATGATTAAACAAATTAGTACAGATGAACAAAAGGATAACAAGCAaccaaaaaaagaaatgaaatttgaagatgATACTGATGATGAAAATGGTACTGTGAATGAAGTCTATGATTTTGAAAATGCACCTGAGTTGTACAAATGCGAAATTTGTAGTCAATATTGTTCATCTTTAAAAAATCTGAAAAGACATACTCTCGTACACGgagataaaaaatattcctgTACTGTATGCAAAAAATGGTTCTTTAGGCCTGATACATTAAAAAAACATGCAGAAAAACATGGTCATGGCTTACTAGACAATTTAGTAgatgataataaattttttgaTTCTGATGATGATTCCTTTCCAAGTACTGCACAAAACACTTTACAAGAgaatgaaaatgttaaaaaagaagaaagtgatGAAGATGAATCTGGTGAATATAAATGTCAACATTGTGATAAAATTATGGCAACAAAGAAAGGTCTTAGACGTCATGTATCAATGCATAAACCAAAAGCTGAACCAGTTACTTGTGAAATCTGTGGAAAAGTATGTGCTAGTCAAGCTCGTCTTGTTCTTCATCAAAGGACACATAAACCAAAAGAAAAGGTTCCACGAGAATACTTGTGTCATATTTGCAGTAAAGTGTATCCAAGCAATTCTTCTTTAACTTATCACATGAGAACTCATACTGGTATTAAACCACATGTGTGTAAAACTTGCAATAGTGGATTTACTACAACGACCAGTTTAGCAAATCACATTAGGATTCATACAGGTGATAAACCATTTGTTTGCCATGTATGCAGTGCAGCATTTGCTGTGAGTTCAGCTTTTAGACGACACTTAACACGACACACTGGAGAAGCaaattatttgtgtaaaacatGTGGCAAAGCATTTAAAAGACTAAGTACATTAAAAGAACATACTTATACTCACTCTGGAGAAAAACCATATGTTTGCAAAACGTGTGGAGCTGCTTATAGTCACAGTGGCAGTTTGTTTGCACATCAGAAACGTTGTCGAGCTCAATATGGAGAGATGGTTGTAGATGACCATCATCACACAGTTGCTCATCATATTCATGTAAATAATGTGCAATCTGCAGTACGATCACTTGCTGTGATAGGacaaatgttttaa
- the LOC100651949 gene encoding uncharacterized protein LOC100651949: MDLDNVSLLAQQIRETSKLSTKDAEHLKSLRIQLKNPVLPQHEIETRAGSRPPTHEEIKKFEEIESIKKGCYNTSEDKIIVHNWEEFCKLHHWDPKEVEPFLLLREENKTYIRSKRERKRFVQFLADGLPKRTLYSVYHRFRILYADNFQRRFHPDEDRMILDHLEHNVNLDHKRKYTDLARVLKRTRISIWRRYKLLKKKRCGR; this comes from the exons ATGGATCTTGATAATGTTAGTTTACTCGCTCAACAAATTAGAGAAACAAGTAAACTTTCCACAAAAGATGCAGAG caTCTAAAAAGTTTGCGTATACAGCTAAAAAATCCTGTATTACCACAACATGAGATTGAAACCCGTGCTGGATCTCGTCCTCCAACacacgaagaaataaaaaaatttgaagaaatagaaTCTATTAAAAAAGGATGTTATAATACATCAGAGgataaaataattgttcataATTGGGAAGAATTTTGTAAG TTACATCACTGGGACCCTAAAGAGGTTGAACCATTTTTACTTTTGAGAGAGgaaaataaaacatatatacgcagtaaaagggaaagaaaaagatttgtacaatttttagCAGATGGTTTGCCAAAAAGAACTTTGTACAGTGTATATCACAGATTTAGAATTTTGTATGCAGATAATTTTCAAAGAag GTTTCATCCAGATGAAGATAGAATGATTTTGGATCACTTAGAACATAATGTCAACCTTGATCATAAGCGGAAATATACAGATTTAGCAAGAGTTTTAAAACGAACTCGAATTTCTATTTGGCGTCGTTATAAACTACTCAAGAAAAAACGTTGtggaagatag
- the LOC100652070 gene encoding BLOC-1-related complex subunit 7, whose translation MASASSTSARSLFVESKMRLADRVQVNVNNIASLARQIQRGSKSSEILMHSAKNFAQQEHSLETAETNLKKIALLTTHLEYQMESINRSFITLEEVTEQVRSMQR comes from the exons ATGGCTTCAGCTTCAAGTACAAGTGCTCGAAGCTTATTTGTTGAGTCAAAAATGAGATTGGCTGATAGAGTACAAGTTAATGTAAACAATATTGCATCCCTTGCAAGACAAATACAAAGAGGTTCAAAAAGCAGTGag ATATTAATGCACAGTGCAAAAAATTTTGCACAACAAGAGCATAGTCTAGAAACTGCAGAGACTAATCTGAAGAAAATTGCTCTTCTAACCACTCATTTAGAATACCAAATGGAATCTATCAATAGAAGTTTTATAACTTTGGAAGAAGTTACTGAACAAGTACGTTCTATGCaaagataa
- the LOC105665614 gene encoding ubiquitin thioesterase otubain-like: MEEKSCKEQLTENTDINQDELILQQQRRIEMEISESIALVGEKESIKSLEREYSEDEIYLSKAKALGQKYSYIRRTRPDGNCFFRAFSYAYLEKLIGNKEEYEKFRELALKSKESLVELGFPQFTVEDFHDTFMDVIDKVGEDTESSYIELHKLFNEQGCSDYVVVYLRLITSGQLRLEADFYQHFIEGERTVSEFCRQEVEPMYKESDHIHIIAMSTALGTGVRVRYMDRGAGTEVTAHDFPEGATPAVHLLYRPGHYDILYP, encoded by the exons ATGGAAGAGAAATCTTGCAAAGAGCAATTAACAGAAAATACAG ATATCAACCAAGATGAGTTGATTCTTCAACAACAAAGACGTATCGAAATGGAG ATTTCTGAATCCATTGCTTTGGTTGGAGAGAAAGAATCCATAAAAAGTTTGGAACGTGAATACTCTGAAGATGAAATATACCTTTCGAAAGCTAAAGCATTAGgtcaaaaatattcatatattaggAGAACTAGACCAGATGGGAATTGCTTTTTTAGAGCCTTTAGTTATGCATATCTTGAAAAGTTAATTGGAAATAAAGAggaatatgaaaaatttcgGGAACTTGCattaaaaagtaaagaaagtTTGGTAGAATTAGGTTTCCCCCAATTTACAGTTGAAGATTTTCATGATACg TTTATGGATGTAATTGATAAAGTAGGAGAAGATACAGAGTCAAGCTATATTGAATTACATAAACTTTTCAATGAACAAGGGTGTTCTGATTATGTTGTTGTATATCTTAGATTAATTACCTCTGGTCAATTACGGCTTGAAGCTGATTTTTATCAGCATTTTATTGAAGGAGAACGTACTGTTTCAGAGTTCTGCCGTCAA gaAGTAGAACCAATGTACAAAGAATCTGATCACATTCACATTATAGCTATGAGCACTGCTTTAGGAACTGGTGTACGTGTTCGTTATATGGATCGAGGTGCTGGAACTGAAGTAACTGCACATGATTTTCCTGAAGGTGCAACTCCAGCTGTTCATTTGTTATATCGCCCTGGTCATTATGATATTCTATATCCTTGA
- the LOC100651831 gene encoding DNA polymerase epsilon subunit 4 produces the protein MANFEEEGNDKELNENIISTGGENLQDFQEEAENNARIDEEQKEKLVKLPLGRIKTIIKMDPEVNMVNQEAVFLITKSTELFIDSLTKESYKYTARMKKKTLQKRDVESAIDNVDALVFLEGMLN, from the exons atggCAAATTTTGAAGAGGAAGGAAATGataaagaattaaatgaaaatattattagtaCAGGAGGAGAAAATCTTCAGGATTTTCAAGAAGAAGCTGAAAATAATGCTCGTATCGACGAAGAGCAAAAggaaaaattagtaaaattacCATTAGGTAGAATAAAAACAATTATAAAGATGGATCCTGAAGTGAATATGGTTAACCAAGAAGCTGTTTTCTTAATTACAAAATCTACg GAACTTTTTATTGATTCTCTTACTAAAGAATCATACAAATATACAgcacgaatgaaaaaaaaaactttaCAAAAAAGAGATGTAGAAAGTGCAATTGATAATGTTGATGCGCTCGTATTTTTAGAAGGAAtgctaaattaa
- the LOC100651714 gene encoding dnaJ homolog dnj-5 — protein sequence MAEQQQSPSGFKRMSLDKIIEAMTSDLESSNGHYVQFGVNPQQTTSHNWGNYSSNQTRHYIAGQSCHSNPPTMQSMPPMGAPLYMQDMSNYDSPTDSIYFPSQAVNHLGINENNDLIGTIDVGRGNYINVIYGNASQIMAEQCQLPNMTSYRNQNIIDREYGLFNDRHMNVPSELPTQNFNGKQLIENLVGNWVPNQSGTYSPFGGSPNVTPVLQPNIDIRDPEELPRNSTDFQHKKPRMVAEVKPMRPSYSDVLTKSAPTPPSPLTVQSIKPKTESVNKKVSNKNSKNKSKSTTLKRQNSSGSDDHNSPKIQIPRKVLEKNHSNLPRRWVSLDNLGSPTEVHEINSFDRSNQFEKKKVSKISKKAEKGETLNNSKVQNNNPKSTGNIPKRPIQINNNLNIINTSSETIYSEKIEKNQQVVNKVNKEEKKVTKEKNSKRFQVEKTQIKKAQRNRRRENRESPVKDLYKNLNKYASHWIKIGLKIFHWLLHLVSDVVSMSANLMILLGKCGWYHTILYLKYLWVYMAMTFSKIRILNAIGKRLDNWFGNSKFAFWRKIKTKNEEKEENSNWIHGGLEANIALPSTGEEAMKRLLACKGKDPYSILGVTPTCSDDDIKKYYKRQAFLVHPDKNNQPGAEEAFKILVHAFDIIGEPERRQAFDQTRQVEAAWGVLSDLLSQLHRKMEQAANTIRCTNCGLRHKRIPTQRPCYAARYCAQCKIRHGAKEGDIWAESRLMGFLWHYYACMEGAVYDVTDWAACQAGNLKHLRANTHSVQYRIVLGQRPPSRTANNGKRRQQIDPNTSEADFENFLKKLYNHTKTGNSSPSNQSSFGGDCKRRKTKRKK from the exons atGGCAGAGCAACAACAGTCACCTTCTGGCTTTAAACGTATGTCTTTAGATAAAATTATTGAAGCTATGACTTCAGATTTAGAAAGTTCTAATGGTCATTATGTTCAATTTGGTGTAAATCCACAACAAACTACGTCTCATAATTGGGGAAATTATTCTTCAAATCAAACAAGACATTATATTGCTGGTCAATCTTGTCATTCTAATCCACCCACAATGCAATCCATGCCTCCAATGGGTGCTCCTCTTTATATGCAAGATATGTCGAATTATGATTCTCCAACAGATTCAATCTATTTTCCATCTCAAGCAGTAAATCACTTaggtataaatgaaaataatgatttaattggCACCATAGATGTTGGAAGAGgcaattatattaatgtaatttatGGAAATGCTTCACAAATTATGGCAGAACAATGTCAACTTCCAAATATGACATCTTACAGAAATCAAAACATAATTGATCGAGAATATGGTCTTTTTAATGATCGACACATGAATGTGCCATCTGAATTACCAACTCAAAATTTTAATGGAAAACAATTAATTGAGAATTTGGTTGGTAATTGGGTGCCAAACCAGTCTGGTACATATAGTCCCTTTGGTGGATCTCCAAATGTAACCCCAGTACTGCAACCAAACATAGATATTAGAGATCCTGAAGAGTTGCCTAGAAATTCAACTGACTTTCAACATAAGAAACCTCGTATGGTAGCAGAAGTTAAACCTATGCGACCCTCTTATTCTGATGTTCTAACAAAATCTGCTCCAACACCTCCATCTCCTCTAACAGTTCAATCTATAAAACCCAAAACAGAATCTGTAAATAAGAaggtttctaataaaaattcaaagaataaaTCTAAATCTACAACATTAAAGAGACAAAATTCATCTGGTAGTGATGATCACAATTCCccaaaaatacaaataccacgAAAAGTATTAGAAAAAAATCATTCGAACCTCCCAAGACGCTGGGTATCATTAGATAATCTTGGTTCACCAACTGAAGTTCATGAAATAAATAGTTTTGATAGATCAAAccaatttgaaaagaaaaaagtttctaaaatatCTAAGAAAGCAGAAAAGGGAGAGACACTCAATAATTCAAAAGTTCAAAATAATAATCCTAAATCTACTGGAAATATTCCTAAACGTccgatacaaataaataataatttaaatataataaacactTCCAGTGAAACTATTTATTctgaaaaaatagagaaaaatcaACAGGTTGtgaataaagtaaataaagaagaaaaaaaggtaaCCAAGGAAAAGAATTCTAAACGTTTTCAGGTTGAAAAAACACAAATTAAAAAGGCTCAAAGAAatcgaagaagagaaaatagGGAATCACCAGTCAAAGATTTATATAAAAACTTAAATAAATATGCTAGCCATTGGATTAAAAttggattaaaaatatttcattggtTACTACATCTAGTTTCTGATGTAGTTAGCATGAGTGCTAATCTTATGATTCTTCT tgGAAAATGTGGATGGTATCATACTatactatatttaaaatatttatgggTTTATATGGCTATGacattttcaaaaattcgtATTTTGAATGCTATTGGCAAGCGATTGGATAATTGGTTTGGTAATAGTAAATTTGCGTTTTGgcgtaaaataaaaactaaaaatgaagaaaaagaagaaaatagtaaTTGGATACATGGTGGTCTTGAAGCCAATATTGCATTACCTAGCACTGGTGAAGAGGCTATGAAAAGATTATTGGCTTGTAAAGGAAAGGATCCCTACAGTATACTTGGTGTTACACCAACATGTTCAGATGATgatattaaaaagtattataaGAGACAGGCCTTCTTGGTTCATCCAGATAAAAATAATCAGCCTGGTGcggaagaagcattcaaaataCTTGTACATGCATTTGATATAATTGGTGAACCG GAACGTAGGCAAGCATTTGATCAAACTAGACAAGTTGAAGCAGCTTGGGGTGTATTAAGTGATTTACTCTCTCAACTTCACAGAAAAATGGAACAGGCAGCAAATACAATAAGATGTACAAATTGTGGTTTAAGGCACAAAAGAATTCCAACACAACGTCCTTGTTATGCAGCAAGATATTGTGCTCAATGTAAAATACGTCATGGTGCAAAAGAA gGAGACATTTGGGCAGAGTCTCGTTTAATGGGCTTTCTTTGGCATTATTATGCCTGTATGGAAGGAGCAGTATATGATGTCACAGATTGGGCAGCTTGTCAAGCTGGTAATTTAAAACACCTAAGAGCAAATACACATAGTGTTCAGTATAGAATTGTCTTAGGTCAACGACCACCATCACGAACGGCTAATAATGGTAAAAGACGCCAACAAATAGATCCAAATACCAG TGAGGCAGATTTTGAAaactttttaaaaaagttatacaATCACACCAAGACCGGAAACTCAAGTCCATCAAATCAAAGTTCTTTTGGAGGGGACTGTAAGCGTCGTAAAACTAAACGTAAGAAGTAA
- the LOC100651479 gene encoding uncharacterized protein LOC100651479 gives MMKINLYIFLMFCGRFLLSVKADDRSYCFNLTWVEPALKSTNCSKIKDAPCFDPILYSEKPPNASEYEEFWESMEHVCSVASGNVCIKYTFTYNNEIVNTSSFCGKVIEDDVIPITSGCYKESIEGYVLEICACQSRRGNIPCNSSVNVNYAVIFMITVLSLTFWISYICY, from the exons atgatgaaaattaatttatatatatttttaatgttctgtggaagatttttattatcag TTAAAGCAGATGATAGATCATATTGTTTTAATCTCACTTGGGTAGAACCTGCATTAAAAAGCACTAATTGTTCTAAAATCAAAGATGCTCCCTGTTTTGATCCTATACTTTATTCAG aaaaacCACCAAATGCATCTGAATATGAAGAATTTTGGGAATCAATGGAACATGTATGTTCTGTTGCATCTGGCaatgtttgtataaaatatacttttacttataataatgaaa TTGTTAATACATCATCGTTTTGTGGAAAAGTAATAGAAGATGACGTAATACCTATTACATCAGGATGTTATAAAGAAAGC ATTGAAGGTTACGTATTAGAAATATGTGCTTGCCAATCTAGAAGGGGGAACATACCTTGTAATTCATCTGTGAACGTGAACTATGCtgttatttttatgattacAGTATTATCGTTAACATTTTGGATTtcatatatttgttattaa
- the LOC100651362 gene encoding calumenin-B, translated as MQEFMLLQILIGFSVLATAIPKPEDEHKSRVINKEPSNEEHYVNSQHNPAYDHEAFLGEEAKTFDQLTPEESTRRLGIIVDKIDKDKDGYVTGEELKDWILYTQQRYIRDDVEHQWKSHNPEQKEKLPWTEYLAMVYGDMDEHELENHEKSKDNTFSYIALLKKDRRRWAAADLDGDDALTKEEFLAFLHAEEADHMKDIVVIETMEDIDKDGDGKVSLSEYIGDMYDGAEGEEEPEWVKNEKEQFSMYRDKDGDGFLNFEEVKTWIIPTDFDHAEAESRHLIFEADTDADQKLTKDEILEKYDIFVGSQATDFGEALARHDEF; from the exons ATGCAGGAATTCATGCTTCTTCAAATTTTGATTGGTTTTTCTGTTTTGGCGACGGCAATTCCGAAGCCGGAAGATGAACATAAATCGCGAGTTATCAATAAG GAACCAAGTAATGAAGAACACTATGTCAATTCTCAACATAATCCTGCTTATGACCACGAGGCTTTCCTAGGTGAAGAAGCAAAAACTTTTGATCAGCTTACTCCTGAAGAAAGTACCAGAAGATTAGGAATAATAGTTGATAAAatagataaagataaagatggtTATGTTACTGGAGAAGAACTTAAAGACTGGATATTATATACTCAACAACGCTACATACGAGACGATGTTGAACATCAATGGAAATCTCATAACCCAGAACAAAAAGAGAAACTTCCATGGACAGAATATTTAGCAATGGTTTATGGAGATATGGATGAACATGAATTAGAAAATCATGAAAAATCTAAAGATAATACTTTTTCATATATTGCTTTGCTTAAGAAAGATCGTAGACGTTGGGCAGCTGCAGACCTAGATGGTGATGATGCTCTTACGAAAGAAGAATTTCTTGCTTTCCTTCATGCAGAAGAGGCAGATCATATGAAAGATATTGTAGTGATAGAAACTATGGAAGATATTGACAAAGATGGAGATGGGAAAGTATCTCTTTCAGAATATATTG GTGATATGTATGATGGTGCAGAAGGTGAAGAAGAACCAGAATgggtaaaaaatgaaaaagaacaaTTTTCTATGTATCGGGATAAAGATGGCGATGGTTTCCTAAACTTTGAAGAG gTCAAAACATGGATTATCCCGACTGACTTTGATCATGCAGAAGCAGAATCTCGGCATCTCATATTTGAAGCAGATACGGATGCAGACCAAAAACTTACTAAAGatgaaatattggaaaaatatgatatttttgtTGGTTCTCAAGCAACTGATTTTGGTGAGGCATTGGCCAGACATgacgaattttaa
- the LOC100651241 gene encoding tetraspanin-2A, whose translation MAGKTSVPQLEQRIQCIKFTIFCLNAIIWLLGSSMFGLCMWLRMDPDFQEWVAFLEIYEFYIGIYILLAASIFIVIITFIGCGVALMEHILGLYVYVGLQLLSYVLGLAGTAVLLDYSTYDSNIQPLIRRSMTSLINNYYDQRSTYILQLIQESIGCCGADGPMDYITLRKPLPTECRNTVTGNAFFYGCVEEISWFLEGRSGWLAGLSLGLCMLHIIIAALSLALIRAIKKEEQSVTFKH comes from the exons ATGGCTGGTAAAACTTCCGTGCCTCAATTAGAGCAACGAATTCAGTGTATAAAATTTACCATTTTCTGCTTGAATGCCATCATATGG CTACTTGGAAGCTCAATGTTTGGATTATGTATGTGGCTAAGGATGGATCCAGATTTCCAGGAGTGGGTTGCGTTCCttgaaatatatgaattttacaTCGGCATTTACATCCTACTTGCGGCTTCGATATTTATCGTAATTATTACGTTCATTGGCTGTGGAGTCGCTCTTATGGAACATATCCTTGGTCTCTACGTT TATGTAGGATTGCAATTACTTTCCTACGTTCTTGGCCTGGCAGGGACAGCAGTTCTCCTCGATTATTCCACCTACGACAGTAATATCCAGCCGCTTATACGACGATCCATGACTTCACTCATCAACAATTACTACGATCAAAGATCGACGTACATTCTACAATTAATCCAAGAGAGT atCGGTTGCTGTGGTGCCGATGGCCCGATGGATTATATAACCTTGAGGAAACCATTGCCCACTGAGTGTAGGAACACGGTTACTGGAAACGCCTTCTTCTACGGATGTGTCGAAGAAATTTCATGGTTTTTGGAGGGTAGATCGGGTTGGCTAGCTGGTTTATCATTGGGTCTATGTATGCTCCAT ATAATAATAGCTGCCCTAAGTCTAGCGCTGATCCGAGCTATTAAGAAGGAAGAACAATCCGTCACATTCAAACATTGA